A single genomic interval of Luteolibacter yonseiensis harbors:
- a CDS encoding sigma-54-dependent transcriptional regulator, whose protein sequence is MSLTSASSPNLLIVDDDETIQRLLVIAAQDLGWRPVAAASGHEALDILNPAIEAVILDHGLPGINGLQTLARIREVDSTLPVIMLTGFNDAETAVQALRTGADDYLTKPFELKRLFDLLRQAKSNRKETPQVAASIGTKKSVKGTLHSDNPQLRQLLNHLAKAARLDSTILLTGESGTGKTFFAREIHRLSTRANEEFITVSCPALPRELLESELFGHEKGSFTGATASRAGRFEQASKGTIFLDEIGDLPPELQPKLLNVLQDREFFRVGGSKMLQTNARVIAATNVNLRNRVEQGEFREDLYYRLNIIELRIPSLRERREDIAGLTRDILGQIARRRGTEGWQLSPSAIEALRNFDWPGNVRQLENVLERATAFAEKPLLHAEDFINLLEGRRDPAGSPAALGRGLTLQEVERDAFIQTYLRTGKNKAKTARELGISERSVYNLLGRHGLK, encoded by the coding sequence ATGTCCCTTACCTCCGCCAGTTCCCCGAACCTGTTGATCGTCGATGACGACGAAACCATTCAGCGGCTGCTGGTGATCGCCGCGCAGGATCTCGGCTGGCGTCCCGTCGCCGCTGCCTCCGGGCATGAGGCGCTGGACATCCTGAACCCGGCGATCGAGGCCGTCATTCTCGACCACGGCCTGCCCGGCATCAACGGGCTCCAGACTCTGGCCCGCATCCGCGAGGTGGACTCCACGTTGCCTGTCATCATGCTGACGGGCTTCAACGATGCCGAGACCGCCGTGCAGGCGCTCCGCACCGGAGCCGATGACTACCTGACCAAGCCGTTCGAGCTGAAACGCCTCTTCGACCTCCTGCGCCAGGCGAAGAGCAACCGCAAGGAAACACCTCAGGTTGCCGCGAGCATCGGCACGAAAAAATCCGTCAAGGGCACGTTGCACAGCGACAACCCGCAGCTCAGGCAGCTTTTGAACCATCTCGCGAAAGCGGCCAGGCTGGACAGCACCATCCTGCTGACCGGCGAGAGCGGCACCGGAAAAACCTTCTTCGCCCGCGAGATCCACCGGCTCAGCACCCGTGCTAACGAGGAATTCATCACGGTCAGCTGCCCGGCATTGCCGCGGGAGCTTCTCGAGTCCGAACTCTTCGGCCACGAAAAAGGCTCGTTCACCGGTGCCACCGCGTCGCGTGCGGGCCGCTTCGAGCAGGCGTCCAAGGGGACGATTTTCCTGGATGAGATCGGAGACCTGCCGCCGGAACTCCAACCGAAGCTTCTCAATGTCCTCCAGGACCGCGAGTTCTTCCGGGTGGGAGGAAGCAAGATGTTGCAGACGAACGCGCGCGTCATCGCCGCGACGAACGTGAACCTGCGCAACCGCGTCGAGCAGGGGGAATTCAGGGAAGACCTTTACTACCGCCTGAACATCATCGAGCTGAGGATTCCTTCCCTGCGCGAGCGGCGGGAGGATATCGCCGGTCTCACGCGGGACATCCTCGGGCAGATCGCCCGCCGCCGCGGCACGGAAGGCTGGCAGCTCTCGCCAAGCGCCATCGAGGCGCTGCGGAATTTCGATTGGCCGGGCAATGTCCGGCAGTTGGAGAACGTCCTGGAGCGGGCCACCGCCTTCGCGGAAAAACCGCTGCTCCATGCGGAGGACTTCATCAACCTGTTGGAGGGGCGCCGGGATCCGGCGGGTTCTCCCGCCGCACTCGGCCGCGGACTGACGCTCCAGGAAGTCGAGCGGGACGCCT